A window of the Lactuca sativa cultivar Salinas chromosome 5, Lsat_Salinas_v11, whole genome shotgun sequence genome harbors these coding sequences:
- the LOC111881825 gene encoding uncharacterized protein LOC111881825 → MCAREKEGSLNCLHKEWGSCLNAHKDQYIRGDDAYPTTILETVASHDLWIWHAFFGSVGPLNDINVLNMFPLFVDMYNGIAPDSSFKVSGTSYRNTYYLVDGIYPERACFVKSLSCLNDCKRLKFKRAQEKARKDVEGAFGALKECCHILKYPSPYLEEKKMSEATYTCIILHNMIFEDKGNVIYEYNANEIIPLTQTFEVGGEEGNNS, encoded by the exons ATGTGTGCTCGAGAAAAAGAAG GAAGCCTAAATTGCCTCCACAAGGAATGGGGTAGTTGTCTGAATGCCCATAAAGACCAATACATCCGAGGCGATGATGCTTATCCAACCACCATACTTGAAACGGTGGCCTCACATGATTTGTGGATATGGCATGCATTCTTTGGTTCTGTTGGACCCCTCAATGACATTAATGTTCTTAACATGTTTCCATTATTCGTCGACATGTATAACGGGATTGCACCAGATTCTTCCTTTAAAGTTTCTGGAACGTCGTATAGGAACACATATTATCTTGTGGACGGGATATATCCGGAGCGTGCTTGTTTTGTGAAGTCATTGTCTTGTCTAAATGATTGCAAAAGGTTGAAGTTTAAGAGAGCTCAAGAGAAGGCGAGAAAGGATGTTGAAGGAGCGTTTGGTGCTTTGAAAGAATGTTGTCATATTCTTAAATATCCCTCACCTTATTTGGAGGAGAAGAAAATGAGTGAGGCGACTTATACTtgtatcatattgcataatatgatttTCGAAGACAAAGGAAATGTAATATATGAATATAATGCAAACGAGATCATTCCATTGACACAAACTTTTGAGGTAGGAGGCGAGGAGGGCAATAATTCATGA
- the LOC111881845 gene encoding calmodulin-like protein 3 produces MAILTTVFLVFLFIIGLVSTLLRIPTKKIASLVQLQSPSTQDSVKNQNVEQQKTKNIKMVMEKKVSFGPDSRERKAELKSVFATFDKNKDGFITKQELSDSLKNIGISTNEKDVLEMVQRVDVNGDGLIDFDEFCQLFESMMSREDEEGDKVDDGDHEDGDLREAFDVFDGDKNGLISVEELGLVLDSLGFKEGKKLEDCKKMISKVDIDGDGMINFLEFKNMMKNGVSLISIS; encoded by the coding sequence atggcTATTTTAACCACAGTTTTTCTCGTCTTTCTTTTCATAATTGGCCTCGTTTCGACTCTTTTAAGAATACCCACAAAGAAAATCGCATCTTTAGTTCAACTTCAATCGCCCTCCACTCAAGATTCAGTCAAGAATCAAAACGTCGAACAACAGAAAACCAAGAACATCAAGATGGTGATGGAGAAAAAGGTGAGTTTTGGTCCTGATTCGAGGGAAAGAAAAGCAGAATTGAAGAGCGTTTTCGCGACTTTCGACAAGAACAAAGATGGGTTCATCACAAAACAAGAGTTGAGTGATTCACTCAAGAACATCGGGATCTCAACAAATGAAAAGGACGtgttggaaatggttcaaagggTTGATGTTAATGGCGATGGATTGATCGATTTCGATGAGTTCTGTCAGCTTTTCGAGTCCATGATGAGTCGTGAAGACGAAGAAGGGGATAAAGTTGATGATGGTGATCATGAAGATGGTGATTTGAGAGAAGCTTTTGATGTGTTTGATGGGGATAAAAATGGGCTCATAAGTGTTGAGGAATTGGGATTGGTTTTGGATTCGCTGGGATTTAAAGAAGGGAAGAAATTGGAAGATTGCAAGAAAATGATAAGCAAAGTTGATATTGATGGAGATGGTATGATCAATTTTCTTGAGTTCAAGAACATGATGAAGAATGGTGTTAGTCTTATTTCGATTTCTTGA